Part of the Tribolium castaneum strain GA2 chromosome 4, icTriCast1.1, whole genome shotgun sequence genome is shown below.
GAACCGAAGgcacaaaatttgaaaaattgtggtaacaaaaaaaatgctatttttttcattaagaAAGTTGTAGCTGTTTCTTTGCTTTTTTGATAACGTCGGTTAgtagttattaattaatcagAAACAGAAATTCAATATATTTAGTGGAAAATATcctaaattgatttttaatggCTTTCTTATACGTTATATTCTCATAAACCAAAATGTGGGTCAGCTTGGTTTTTCGTCCCCGATATGGCCAATTTATGGCATGTTAGTActtttcaaatgaaatcgaTAAGTGCATCGCTGTGTTGGTTAAATTTCACGCAAGCGCTCCCAATCCAATAAACCATTTCGCCATGGGAGAAGAACCTGAGCATTGTATGTTTGGTTGACTATAGTACGAGTAGTGAATaagttttgttgaataaatttatCAGCTGATGCTGAAACATGGcccaaaataatattaaagtACTGCTCGGTTTTGAAGACGAACTCATTACTgagaaatataaaaaccaaGTTAACTTCACCACCAATAAAATTGGAGGAAAACCTGTGAGTATTATTGACTGGATTAGAGCCCTACgtgcaaattatttattggcaCGATTTTTCATTTCCGGGTGCATTGTACCAAATGTGAATTTTGGAATAGTGTGACTTGGTGTGCttggtgtttttataaaaaaaatgaaaaaaaagtgtggagGAGCTGGGATTTGAACCCAGGACTTTCAGCATGCGAAGCAGACACTCTACCACTGAGTTACACCCCCgccaaagttttatttcacgatACTTTATTTTATAGAGCAATTAACTTCTCTCAATCtatattaactattttttattgtaatttgtaaTCAATAACCATTTCGCAGGATTTACCAAGCAATATCAAGCTTGAGCCGCCAATCTGTCCCCTGTGCCAACTACCAAGGCCTTTGGTAGTCCAGGTCTATGCACCTCTGGAGTCCTCCCCATACCACCGAACTTTATACCTATTCGCTTGCATAAATCCAAATTGTTGGAATCAAAGCGAAAGGTGATTAATTATCACCTAATGAAACACTCTAACGATTGCTTTATAGCTGGATTTGTATTCGGGTCCAGTCGCAGGAAAAACTAATTGAACATGAAGAACCATCAGCTGCTGTAACTTCCAAAACTAGTGTAACTGACTGGTGTGCAGATGCTGATGATTGGGATGATAACAACGCCAACATGAACGAAGAAAACggcaatttaataaataacattgAACGAGTTTCGGACGAAGATGACGAAAGTTGCAGTTTTGAAGAGTCAGTGAGGACGGGACTTGGGAATTTAACAGTGGACGatagaaatgcaaataatggAGCGTTTGGTAAGTGTTTATTTTGATGCAACGGtatatacaataaataaaattacatcaCAAATAACAGGCCTAACTcctaaaacaataaaaaataacaacaaccTCTAGAATAATTAACtatgattttaattatttcatgaGAAAGTGAGACACATTTTCGTATGTGACAAACGTGATCATAGTGGCAGGGGTAACCCTTAACAAATTCGTCCCTAAACCTTTATAAAACCCTCTCCAACCCTCATATTTCCACGTCTGTGTTATACAGTCAAACGACCCTTTGTACGAGTAATGTTGATTTTGCAATCTCGCCCTTACCACCTGATATGGATAAGTCACCCCCGCTGCGATAAATTTAGACAAAGCTGCAAATGAGAGATACTGAACTGTGTCAAGCTTCGTTGAAATGGGCACATTGTAGTGTTTCGTGTACTCATTTTTCAACTGCTCGTACACCATAAACTGGACAGCCCCATGAGAGACCCCGAAAATTCCAGGAACCAACCCTTTGTAATAACCCCTAACGCCGTCCGCGCGATAGATCTTAACCAAAGCATCGACCATCCCCTTGTACTGCTGACTAGAACCCCCATATTGCAAACACAGCCTCGTCTTTACGACCCACAACGGATTCGTCAGAAACAAAGTCATAACGCCGGCCTCTGACGCCGCTAGGAGATGTTGGCCGGGGCTCAAGGCCGTATTGGCGTTCCCCTTCTGTATTTTGGTCTTGATAGTCGTGTAAAACAGGAAATAGAGCCCCCATGAGCTGCCAGCCCCCCAAACGTTGGGGACAACCCCTCGGTAGAGCCCGCGCGGCCCCTCTTGGCGAAAAATCGTCGTGAATGCGTTCCAAATCCCCGAGTACCTTGGCGTGGTTTGGAGCCTGCCATCGTGGACGGCGAACCGAATCTTGATAACGTCAAGGGGGTGCAGAATCAGGGTTGAGGTGACGCCGCCACTTATCCCCGCGACGAAGTGCTCATATTTGATGTGGTTGAGGATGCTGACGTCGGTGTCGAGGGCCGTTTTGGTCACCACGCTCATTTTTACGAGCGGTCATTGCACAATTTTAACTTATCTGATTAGAATTTGGAGGTTAGGGACACATCTGAATTTATTGACGTTTTGTTACAATCGCGCATGTGATAAACGCCATTCGAGTAACTTCACACAAGTCCTCGGTAGTATAGTGGTCAGTATCCCCGCCTGTCACGCGGGAGACCGGGGTTCGATTCCCCGCCGGGGAggcttttttttttaatttttttgatttcgaaattatttcaGGTGGTGCCGTAGGCCGGCTGCACTCGCCCTCGGCCACCGCGGAAATCGAGGGCGACG
Proteins encoded:
- the LOC663576 gene encoding solute carrier family 25 member 32, with the translated sequence MSVVTKTALDTDVSILNHIKYEHFVAGISGGVTSTLILHPLDVIKIRFAVHDGRLQTTPRYSGIWNAFTTIFRQEGPRGLYRGVVPNVWGAGSSWGLYFLFYTTIKTKIQKGNANTALSPGQHLLAASEAGVMTLFLTNPLWVVKTRLCLQYGGSSQQYKGMVDALVKIYRADGVRGYYKGLVPGIFGVSHGAVQFMVYEQLKNEYTKHYNVPISTKLDTVQYLSFAALSKFIAAGVTYPYQVVRARLQNQHYSYKGSFDCITQTWKYEGWRGFYKGLGTNLLRVTPATMITFVTYENVSHFLMK